GCGCGCACGATCGTGTACGGCACGCCTGCCGCTTCGATCACTTCTTCCTGCGCGACCTTGGCAGTGAAATACGCGTTCTCCGGCGTGCGGTCGCAGCCGACGATGGATAGCGCGACGTGATGGCGCACGCCTGCGGCCACTTCGGCCTTGCCGAGGTTGCGCGCCGAGGTGCGGAAGAAGTCGAGCACCGCCTGCGGCTCCCACGACGGCGCATTCGTCACATCCACCACAACGTCCGCACCCGCGAGCGCGTTGCTCAGGCCTTCGCCCGTCACGCTGTTCACGCCAGTGCGCGGCGACGCGGCGAGCGCCTCATGGCCCGCCTCGCTGAGCAGCGCGACGAGACGCGAGCCGATCAGGCCGGACCCACCGATTACGACGATTTTCATGGCAGATTCTCCAGATGAAAGTAAGTGAACGCGGGGCGCCGGGCGGGTTTCATGTTGCGTGAATGTGTTCGCCGCGGTGGCATTGCGTGAGGCCATTGTGGAAGAATCATGTTCTATCCAAAAGTGCCAAGAATCGCCGGTCCGACTAGTCCATGCCGGTTGCCGCTCCCTTTGCCCGTGAGACCGACATGATCGCGCCGACTGCCGCACCGACTCCCGCATTGACCATCGAAATCGACCGGCAGCAGCAGTTGCCGGTCTATCTGCAGATCTGCGAGCGTTTCAGGACCGCGATCGCCGCAGGGCATCT
This genomic stretch from Paraburkholderia caffeinilytica harbors:
- a CDS encoding SDR family oxidoreductase, whose amino-acid sequence is MKIVVIGGSGLIGSRLVALLSEAGHEALAASPRTGVNSVTGEGLSNALAGADVVVDVTNAPSWEPQAVLDFFRTSARNLGKAEVAAGVRHHVALSIVGCDRTPENAYFTAKVAQEEVIEAAGVPYTIVRATQFMEFIGGIADFGTDGGTVRIGDGLFQPIAADDVAALLAQVALAAPLNGTVEIAGPDRRPFAEIVARYLKSVGDARPVVTDRDALYYGGRVEEQSLVPLGDARIGRVSLDQWLALAKKG